The Halichoerus grypus chromosome 9, mHalGry1.hap1.1, whole genome shotgun sequence genome has a window encoding:
- the MPC1 gene encoding mitochondrial pyruvate carrier 1 isoform X1, whose protein sequence is MKKSPEIISGRMTFALCCYSLTFMRFAYKVQPRNWLLFACHATNEVAQLIQGGRLLKHEMSKKASA, encoded by the exons ATGAAAAAGTCTCCAGAGATTATCAGTGGGCGGATGACATTTG CTCTCTGTTGTTACTCCTTGACGTTCATGAGATTTGCCTACAAGGTTCAGCCTCGAAACTGGCTTCTGTTTGCTTGCCACGCCACGAACGAAGTAGCCCAGCTCATCCAGGGAGGACGCCTTCTCAAGCACGA GATGAGTAAAAAGGCATCAGCGTAA